The Metabacillus schmidteae nucleotide sequence ACATCGTTTAGAGGGTTGTTCCGCTTTTTACGTTTTATTGAACGAATGCAGGATCGCGGGGATGACTTAGGAGCAGCTCGTGCTCTTGGTGAGCAGGAGGATGTTGTCAGATTAATGACAATTCATAGCAGTAAAGGATTGGAGTTCCCGGTTGTTTTCGTTGCAGGTCTTTCCAAGCAATTTAATATGATGGATTTAAATAAAAAATATCTATTAGATAAAGAACTGGGATTTGGCACAAAGTTAATTAATCCTAAACTGCGTGTTAGTTATCCAACACTTCCTTATATTGCACTAAAGAAAAAAATGAGAATGGAGCTTCTCGCAGAAGAAATGCGTGTCCTCTACGTTGCCCTTACTCGTGCTAAAGAAAAGCTTTATCTGTTAGGGACGTTAAAGGATCCTGATAAAACCATCACAAATTGGAGAAATCATCTTTCTCATACAGAATGGCTGTTGCCAGACTTTGAACGTGCCAAAGCAAAAAGCTATTTGGATTGGATTGGACCAGCGTTAATTCGTCATAAAGACTGTATTGTGCTTAGTGACGGACAGATATGCTTTGAAGAAGAAATTGCAGGACATCCATCTCGTTGGACAATTGAAAACGTAAAAGGAGAAGAGCTGAAAGAAACATATAAAGCAGAGCAGGAATTAAATCACGAGCTGCTTACTTCTATTCAAGAAGGTGAAGCTGTATCGATAGAGAGTGAACTAAAAGATGCTGTTTGTGATCAGCTTTCCTGGTCTTATCCTTATAAGCAGGCAACAAGAAGCCGCTCAAAGCAATCCGTAACAGAGTTAAAGAGACAACAGGAAGTTCAAGATGAATACAGTGATCAACAGCTGTTACAGAAGCCTGCTGCACAATCACTTCTTTTTAACCGACCTGGATTTATGCAAACGAAGTCCATCACTCCGGCGGAAAAAGGAACAGCCATGCATGCTGTCATGCAGCATATCAATCTACAAGAAGAAATAACAGAGAAAACAATTAAACATAAGGTAGATGAGCTTGTTCAAAGAGAAATTCTTACTCCAGAGCTGGCAAATGTGATTGATGTGATTCAGATCACTTCTTTTTTCTCATCAGATCTAGGTCAAAGAATGGTTAACGCAAAGAATGTCTATCGGGAGGTTCCATTTAGTTATGCGTTAGACGCTGAGCAACTTTATGAAAATATGAAGGATGAACCGATCTTAATACAAGGTGTTATTGACTGCTTATTTGAGGATGAGCAGGGAACTGTTTTGCTGGATTATAAAACAGATACGATCAAAGGACGCTTCAACCAAGACAGACTAGCTGTTGAAGAACGATTAAAGAACCGCTATCGTGTTCAAATCGATTTATATACAAAGGCTGTAGAAGATATTCTGCACCGTCCACTTCAGGAAAAGTACTTGTTTTTCTTTGATGGAGGCTATTTAATCAACATGTAGAAAAATTATGTGAGAGCAATCGGCTAAAAGCCGATTGTTCTTGCTTTACTTTTATAGAAACCTAAGCCGGAAAGGAATGTTAATGAATGCGCATATTGCATACGGCAGATTGGCATCTAGGTCGAGCTCTTGAAGGACGTAGCCGACTGGCAGAGCAGGCTCAGTTTATTGACGAGCTTGTCAGAATAGTAGAAGAAGAAAAGGTTGATGCCATTTTGATGGCCGGGGATGCCTTTGATACAGTAAATCCTCCTGCTGCGGCAGAGCAATTATTTTATGATGGACTCTCGAGATTATCCGATTATGGCAAGCGTCCGATCATCGTTATTGCTGGAAACCATGATAATCCGGACCGATTATCTGCTGCATCCCCTTTAGCAAACAATTCTTCCATTCATTTAATTGGATATCCAATAACTGATGTTATTAAAGTAGATGTGCCCAGATTAGATCAGCAAATGATGGTTGCGGCATTGGCTTATCCTTCTGAAGCAAGGCTTGAGCAAGTATTATCACAAGAACATGATGAAGTATTGCTTCGTAATAAATATGATGAACGAATTCGTGACCTATTTTCCATCATGAGCAAGCAATTTCAAAAAGACACAGTCAATATCGCCATGAGTCATATTCATGTAGCAGGTGGAAGCTCTTCAGATTCCGAACGTCCTATCGAAGTAGGTGGAGCTTATACAGTTGCGGCAACAAGCATGCCGGAAGCTGCTCAGTATGTAGCATTAGGTCATTTACATCGTCCTCAAAATATGAAGCGTGCAAGTACAATAACAAGATATTCCGGCTCTCCGCTTGCTTATAGTTTCTCAGAAATTGGCTATGCCAAATCAGTTACCATTCTTGATGCTGAACCAAATCAGCCGGTTGTGGTGAAAGAAATTCCGTTATCATCTGGAAAGCCATTAGTGAAATGGAAGGCAACAGAAGGGATTAGTCAGGTTCATCAATGGCTTGATGAAGGCAAAGATTCAACAGCATGGATTGATTTAGAAATCCATTTAACAAGTACATTATCAATTGAAGAAATCCATCGCCTGCGCAAATGGCATCCCGGCTTTATTCATATACGTCCTGTTTTTCAGGCAGAGCAGGAATTAGCAGCTGCAAGGCAGGCGAATATGCCGATCGATCAGTTATTTACACAGTTTTACGAAAAACAAACAGGTGGGGCAAAGCCAGAGGACGAGCTTATTAAGCTGTTTTTGGAACTGGTTAATCAGGATGAAGAGCAAGAGGAAGGTGATGAAGCATGAAGCCTATTTCATTAAGTGTTGCCGGTTTACACAGTTTTCGTGAAAAGCAGACCATTCAATTTGATTCTCTTTGTGATGGAGGAATCTTTGGAATCTTTGGTCCAACTGGAAGCGGAAAATCATCTATTTTAGACGCGATGACACTTGCTTTATATGGAAAAGTTGAGCGCGCGATGAATAACACACATGGCATCCTTAATCATGCAGAGGATCAGCTATCGGTTTCCTTCACTTTTGAACTTGAAAATGCTTCGTCAAAAAAACGATATATTGTTGAACGTGTTTTTAAACGTACAGACGATATCCGCGTGAAAACAGCCATATGCCGGTTAATTGAAGAAGATGAGGAACATGTGGTTCTGGCTGATAAGGCAGTTGATGTGAATGAAAAAATCTATGGCTTGCTTGGGCTGACAATCGATGATTTTACCCGTGCAGTCGTGTTGCCACAAGGGAAATTTGCTGAATTTTTATCTTTAAAAGGTGCAGAGAGAAGGCAAATGCTGCAGCGGTTATTCCACTTAGAGCAATATGGAGATCAATTGTTGATAAAGTTAAAAAGACGTTTAGCTTCAACTAGAATTGAACGAAATGAATTGGAAGCAGAGAAAACAGGCTTAGGTGATGCATCAGCCGAGGCAGTGGAAGAAGCAAAAAGTAACGTCACTGAAGCAAAAATTTTGTTAGAAAAGCGCCAAAAAGAGCTGGAGAGTGTTACAAAAGACTTTGAGCAAAAACAAACTCTTTGGAACTTGCAAATGGAAAAGGCTGAAATCGAAAAAGAAAAGCTGGCTTTAAAAAAAGAAGAAGAACAAATTGCCGGATTAGAAAAACGACTTAAGTCTGCAGAGGAAGCAGAAGCTTTAAGACCGTACGCAGAAGCCCTGCAAGCACGTAAGAAAGAAAGAAATGAAGCTGAAATCAACTTGATTGCTGCAAAGAAAAACTATGAAAACATGAAGGAAAAGTACGAAGTAACCAGTCGAGAGTACGAGCAAATTCGGAAGGAAAAAGCAGAGCAGGAACCTTTATTGGTGACAAAGCGTGAGAAATTATTGCAAATGCAAAAGGTTGAAGAAGAGCTTGAGCAGGAACAAAAGGTGCTTAAAGATGTAGAAATAGAGTACAACAACCTGCAACATCAGCGTGAACATCATCAAACATTATTATCAAAAGCAGAGCAGCTAGTTGAAAAAGCGTTGAATAAGCAACATGCTCTAAAGGAAGAGCAACAAGCAAATTTGGTGTCTGCGAAGGATCGTGATCAAGTACGTGGTGCCGCTGATGCAAGACAACATGTCCTTAGAAGTAAGCAGCAATATGTTGAAACAACTGAATTACTAAAAAAGAAAACAGATGCTATTCATGCGGAAAAAGAGAGAGCAAGTCAAACTACAGAACAACTACAAACAAATAAACAACAGCTGGAAACACAGTTTCGTCAGTTAAATCAACTCTATCATTATGTCTCTGATCGGGAAAAAGAATATAAGCAAGCAGTGGCAGTTGCCAAAAATAAAGTAGAAATAGCTACTAAGGAAGAACAAGATGCCAAAAATCAAAAACTTGCTTTTGAACTTGTAAAGGGGTTAAAAGATGGAGAGGCTTGTCCGGTTTGTGGATCTTGTAGTCATCCTAGCCCTGCTGTCCATGTTGAACCAGATCATAATAAGCTTGATCGTCTCTCTGAAACAATGAAGAAACAGCTTGAGCAATTACAAATGTTAAGTCATGAGCCTCAATCCTTAAAGGTGAAAGCAGAAGGTTTATCAGAACAGCTTGTTTCAGAATTTGAATTTTTAAAAGAAGTGAAACAAATTGAAGAGGCTCAAATAAACGAATTGCTTCAAAGTTCTCAGGATTTATCTATTAACCAAGTGTTTCATCTTTTGCAAACTGAATTTAAACGTCTTACCCAAGACCTTTTACAGGTAAGGCAAGGAATAGAAAAAACAGTAAAACTGTATCGTGAATTGCAGAAGGATGAACTGAGAAGGAAGGATAGTATCTCATCAGCACTTCTCGATGTGAGAGAATGGGAAGAAAAGGCGAATCTATACAAGGAAAACTATGAACAAAGCACATCTCATTACTCAGAGAAATACTCAATGATCCCTTTTGAAGAGGTTGAAAAGCGACAAGGTGAGATCTCAGAAAAAGATACTGCAAACGAACAGCTAACAGAAAGAATTCAAAAAAGCTTTTCCTTTATTGAAGAACAACAGGCTCTTGTGAAAGAACAAGAAAAAATGAATCAACAACTAACAGAAAAGCAAATTGCAATACACTCGACAATGCAAAATCGACGTTCATCAATTAAGGAAAAGGAAGAAAAGCTTAGCGAAGTAAAAGGCGAGATGGCGATTTCTACACAAATCCAAGCAACTGAAGCACAAATTAAGCACCTGGCTGAGAAAGAAAATAATTTATATCAATTATGGCAAAGAGAATCAAACGAGCTTTATAAGCTTCAAAGTGAACAAACAGCATATGAAAAATCATTGAATCAAACAGCCAGGCAAGTGGATGAGGCTGAGAGAGCATGGGAACAAGCAAAATATAATACAGCATTTTTAACAATTGAAGAAACATTATCTTCTTTATTATCTTCGTTTGAAAGACAACAAATGAAAGTGAAAATTGAAGCCTTTAAGGATAAAATGAAACAACTTAACACAGACTTAAAGCGAATTGAAGAGAAGTTAGATGGACAAGTCGTATCACAAGAACAATGGGATCGCATCCAAATGATAAGAGATGAGATGAAGCAGCAAACAGAAGAAGCTGTTGCGAATAAGGGAGCAGCAACGAAGGCGTTAGAAGTACTTCTTGATAAGCATGAGCGCTTTTCAGAGATTGAAACAAAGCAAAATGAACTTGATGACATGCTTCAAAAGCTTGAAAAGCTACAATCAGTCTTTAAGGGAAATAGTTTTGTTGAATATGTGGCAGAAGAACAGCTGCAACAAGTCAGTCGTGATGCAACTGAGCGATTGTCGATGTTAACTCGTGGACGCTATGCAATCGAAGTGGATTCTCAAGGTGGCTTCATTATGAGAGATGATGCAAATGGTGGAGTCAGACGACCGGTTTCAACTCTGTCAGGTGGTGAAACATTCCTCACATCTCTAGCTCTGGCACTGTCATTATCAACGCAAATCCAACTCAGAGGCGAATACCCGCTTCAATTTTTCTTCTTGGATGAAGGATTTGGCACACTGGATGTTGAGTTGCTTGATACAGTTATTACAGCACTGGAGAAGCTACAAGCACAAAATCTCTCAGTTGGAGTAATAAGTCATGTGCAGGAATTAAGGGCTAGACTTCCAAGAAAATTAATTGTTGAACCAGCCGAACCTTCAGGGAAAGGAACTTCTGTCTATTTAGAATCTCTCTAATGATAAAAGGATTGACGATAAGATGGCAAAGAAAAAGGAAATCGGTACATGTGAATTATGTGAGAGGGAAGAAGTTGAAACAACCATTCACCACTTAACTCCTAAGGAAATGGGCGGGACCTTTTTACCGACAGCAAAGCTCTGTATAGCTTGTCATAAGCAGATTCATGCGCTTTATACAAATGAAGAGCTAGCAGCACGGCTTTCAACTATTCAAGAGTTAAAGCAAGATGAGAAA carries:
- a CDS encoding SbcC/MukB-like Walker B domain-containing protein, whose amino-acid sequence is MKPISLSVAGLHSFREKQTIQFDSLCDGGIFGIFGPTGSGKSSILDAMTLALYGKVERAMNNTHGILNHAEDQLSVSFTFELENASSKKRYIVERVFKRTDDIRVKTAICRLIEEDEEHVVLADKAVDVNEKIYGLLGLTIDDFTRAVVLPQGKFAEFLSLKGAERRQMLQRLFHLEQYGDQLLIKLKRRLASTRIERNELEAEKTGLGDASAEAVEEAKSNVTEAKILLEKRQKELESVTKDFEQKQTLWNLQMEKAEIEKEKLALKKEEEQIAGLEKRLKSAEEAEALRPYAEALQARKKERNEAEINLIAAKKNYENMKEKYEVTSREYEQIRKEKAEQEPLLVTKREKLLQMQKVEEELEQEQKVLKDVEIEYNNLQHQREHHQTLLSKAEQLVEKALNKQHALKEEQQANLVSAKDRDQVRGAADARQHVLRSKQQYVETTELLKKKTDAIHAEKERASQTTEQLQTNKQQLETQFRQLNQLYHYVSDREKEYKQAVAVAKNKVEIATKEEQDAKNQKLAFELVKGLKDGEACPVCGSCSHPSPAVHVEPDHNKLDRLSETMKKQLEQLQMLSHEPQSLKVKAEGLSEQLVSEFEFLKEVKQIEEAQINELLQSSQDLSINQVFHLLQTEFKRLTQDLLQVRQGIEKTVKLYRELQKDELRRKDSISSALLDVREWEEKANLYKENYEQSTSHYSEKYSMIPFEEVEKRQGEISEKDTANEQLTERIQKSFSFIEEQQALVKEQEKMNQQLTEKQIAIHSTMQNRRSSIKEKEEKLSEVKGEMAISTQIQATEAQIKHLAEKENNLYQLWQRESNELYKLQSEQTAYEKSLNQTARQVDEAERAWEQAKYNTAFLTIEETLSSLLSSFERQQMKVKIEAFKDKMKQLNTDLKRIEEKLDGQVVSQEQWDRIQMIRDEMKQQTEEAVANKGAATKALEVLLDKHERFSEIETKQNELDDMLQKLEKLQSVFKGNSFVEYVAEEQLQQVSRDATERLSMLTRGRYAIEVDSQGGFIMRDDANGGVRRPVSTLSGGETFLTSLALALSLSTQIQLRGEYPLQFFFLDEGFGTLDVELLDTVITALEKLQAQNLSVGVISHVQELRARLPRKLIVEPAEPSGKGTSVYLESL
- a CDS encoding exonuclease SbcCD subunit D, whose product is MRILHTADWHLGRALEGRSRLAEQAQFIDELVRIVEEEKVDAILMAGDAFDTVNPPAAAEQLFYDGLSRLSDYGKRPIIVIAGNHDNPDRLSAASPLANNSSIHLIGYPITDVIKVDVPRLDQQMMVAALAYPSEARLEQVLSQEHDEVLLRNKYDERIRDLFSIMSKQFQKDTVNIAMSHIHVAGGSSSDSERPIEVGGAYTVAATSMPEAAQYVALGHLHRPQNMKRASTITRYSGSPLAYSFSEIGYAKSVTILDAEPNQPVVVKEIPLSSGKPLVKWKATEGISQVHQWLDEGKDSTAWIDLEIHLTSTLSIEEIHRLRKWHPGFIHIRPVFQAEQELAAARQANMPIDQLFTQFYEKQTGGAKPEDELIKLFLELVNQDEEQEEGDEA
- a CDS encoding HNH endonuclease — protein: MAKKKEIGTCELCEREEVETTIHHLTPKEMGGTFLPTAKLCIACHKQIHALYTNEELAARLSTIQELKQDEKIRGFIKWIRKQPSTKLVQTRKSNERKQKGR